One genomic segment of Aquipluma nitroreducens includes these proteins:
- a CDS encoding beta-L-arabinofuranosidase domain-containing protein: MEDKMIKERFDKLEEYCKSEAFKGYDPYDGLNSRFFDIIPLFRKSRIFKLAWIQFFKRSPVNFRKIAGIKKEYNPKALGLFLSAYCNLYKKKPNQENLTQILFFIEELKLCQSRGYSGTCWGYNFDWQAKAFFQPKNTPTIVATTFISNALLDAFEINGEEQLLDIARSACDFIIKDLNRTYDEKGNFAFSYSPLDKTVVFNASLLGSRLLSRVYSFTHENELLESAKKSVIFCCDYQKNDGSWSYGTLGFHQWIDNFHTGYNLECISDYMKYSGDNNFKDHLNIGFDYYIKTFFTHEGISKYYNNSIYPIDIHAPAQVIITLSKLGKFQEYKSLAKNIISWTLENMQSDKGYFFYQANKYFPSRIPYMRWAQAWMFYALSEYLLLTDNH; encoded by the coding sequence ATGGAAGACAAAATGATCAAGGAAAGGTTTGACAAATTAGAAGAATATTGCAAATCCGAAGCCTTTAAAGGTTATGATCCATATGATGGATTAAACAGTCGTTTTTTTGACATCATTCCACTATTTAGAAAAAGCAGAATTTTCAAACTGGCTTGGATTCAATTTTTCAAACGGTCACCTGTTAATTTCAGAAAAATTGCAGGAATAAAGAAAGAATACAATCCTAAGGCACTTGGTCTGTTTCTATCGGCCTATTGCAATTTGTATAAAAAAAAACCCAACCAGGAAAATCTAACCCAAATTCTTTTTTTTATTGAAGAATTAAAGCTTTGTCAATCAAGGGGATATTCTGGAACTTGTTGGGGGTACAACTTTGACTGGCAGGCAAAAGCTTTTTTTCAACCTAAAAACACGCCAACAATAGTTGCGACAACTTTTATCAGCAATGCGTTGCTCGATGCTTTTGAAATTAATGGAGAGGAACAATTGCTTGATATAGCTCGAAGCGCCTGCGATTTTATTATTAAAGATCTAAACCGAACTTATGATGAAAAAGGAAATTTCGCATTTTCCTATTCCCCATTAGATAAAACCGTCGTTTTTAACGCTTCTTTGCTTGGCAGTCGACTCTTATCCAGAGTTTATAGTTTTACTCACGAAAATGAATTGTTGGAATCTGCAAAGAAATCGGTAATATTTTGTTGCGATTACCAAAAAAATGATGGTTCCTGGAGTTATGGAACATTAGGTTTTCATCAATGGATAGATAACTTCCATACCGGATACAATCTGGAATGTATATCAGATTACATGAAGTACTCTGGTGATAATAATTTTAAAGATCATTTAAATATAGGTTTTGATTATTACATTAAAACATTTTTTACACATGAAGGAATATCCAAATATTACAATAATTCTATTTACCCCATAGATATTCATGCACCTGCTCAGGTGATAATCACATTATCCAAACTTGGAAAGTTTCAGGAATACAAAAGTCTTGCAAAAAATATTATTTCATGGACGCTTGAAAATATGCAATCGGATAAAGGGTATTTTTTTTATCAGGCAAATAAATATTTTCCTTCCAGAATTCCTTATATGCGTTGGGCACAGGCATGGATGTTTTATGCTTTGAGTGAATATTTATTACTGACCGACAATCATTAG
- a CDS encoding bi-domain-containing oxidoreductase, producing the protein MQQLTQKLNNGEMLVQEVPAPQLGKSMVLVKNHYSLISAGTESSTVQAARKSLIGKAKERPQQVKQVIDTLIQQGPIQTYRAVSKKLEAYSPLGYSSAGEILEVGEGITEFSKGDWVACAGVGYAVHAEIISVPGNLVVKLNKKADLKNAAYNTLGAIAMQGIRQADLRLGETCAVIGLGLLGQLTCLMLKASGVRVIGIDVNRSAIESAKLHCTDLALERNSAGIEDQIHQFTNGIGVDAVIIAAATDSLDPVNFAGAIARKKGKVIILGAVPTGFERDPFWYRKELELKMSCSYGPGRYDFNYEEKGIDYPVAYVRWTEKRNMEAFQQLISDGIINIDYLTTHTFDFDKSHEAYDMILNKAEPYLGIILKYNIEKEQILHQKIYTNKTSPIAKVNIAFVGAGSYAQGNLLPNIPKNNQVSRKGILTNTGATSKRVAERFGFDYCTSDEKTILQVDEINTIFIATRHDSHAEYVLKALKNGKNVFVEKPICLTYDELSQITIEYNGEQHLLVGFNRRFSKLSIQLKERMGKGAMSMNYRINAGKIPNDSWIQDLEVGGGRIIGEVCHFIDYLTYLNGSLPIGVFAKALPDPEDNNDTLSIQLTFANGSIGVVSYYANGPKSLPKEYIEVFNAGSAGILNNFKELQVFGKKKFKTKLFNQDKGQAKMVNDFIYSIINGDPSPISFEEIIAVTKASFAVLESLKNGLFVKI; encoded by the coding sequence ATGCAACAACTTACCCAAAAACTAAACAATGGCGAAATGCTAGTCCAGGAAGTGCCAGCACCGCAATTAGGAAAAAGTATGGTATTAGTTAAAAACCATTATTCACTAATAAGTGCGGGTACTGAGAGTTCAACAGTGCAAGCAGCCCGAAAAAGTTTGATTGGTAAAGCTAAAGAACGACCACAACAAGTCAAACAGGTTATTGACACATTAATACAACAAGGTCCGATACAAACATACAGAGCCGTTTCAAAGAAGTTGGAGGCATATTCTCCACTGGGTTATTCGAGTGCAGGTGAAATTCTTGAAGTTGGAGAAGGGATTACCGAATTTTCAAAAGGCGACTGGGTTGCTTGTGCCGGAGTTGGTTATGCAGTTCATGCCGAGATAATTTCAGTTCCTGGCAACTTAGTGGTGAAACTAAATAAAAAGGCCGATTTAAAAAACGCAGCATATAACACACTAGGAGCCATTGCTATGCAAGGAATCCGACAAGCGGATTTAAGACTAGGAGAAACCTGTGCAGTAATTGGATTAGGCCTACTGGGTCAATTAACTTGTCTCATGTTAAAGGCTTCAGGAGTGAGAGTTATAGGGATCGATGTGAATCGTTCAGCTATTGAATCAGCAAAATTACATTGCACTGATTTAGCTCTTGAAAGAAATTCAGCGGGCATTGAAGACCAAATTCATCAATTTACCAATGGAATTGGTGTTGATGCTGTGATCATAGCTGCTGCAACGGATAGTCTCGATCCGGTAAATTTTGCTGGTGCCATTGCCAGAAAGAAAGGAAAAGTTATTATACTTGGAGCTGTACCAACTGGTTTTGAACGTGATCCATTTTGGTATCGCAAAGAGCTGGAGCTAAAAATGTCATGCTCATATGGTCCTGGCCGTTATGATTTTAATTACGAAGAAAAAGGAATCGATTATCCGGTTGCCTATGTACGATGGACCGAAAAACGCAACATGGAAGCTTTTCAACAATTAATTTCAGACGGAATAATCAATATTGACTATCTCACTACACACACATTTGATTTCGATAAATCACATGAGGCTTATGATATGATTCTGAATAAAGCAGAGCCTTATCTTGGGATCATACTAAAATACAACATTGAAAAAGAGCAGATATTACATCAAAAAATATACACTAATAAAACTTCTCCAATTGCTAAAGTAAACATTGCTTTTGTAGGTGCCGGAAGTTATGCTCAAGGTAATCTGTTACCTAATATTCCAAAAAACAATCAGGTTTCTCGAAAAGGAATCCTTACAAACACAGGAGCTACATCAAAAAGAGTAGCCGAACGATTTGGCTTTGACTATTGTACATCGGATGAAAAAACTATTTTACAAGTTGATGAAATTAATACCATATTTATAGCGACTCGTCACGATTCTCATGCGGAATATGTATTAAAAGCATTAAAGAATGGCAAAAATGTTTTTGTTGAAAAGCCGATATGTCTTACATATGATGAATTATCGCAAATTACTATCGAATATAACGGAGAACAACACTTGTTAGTAGGATTCAATCGTCGATTCAGTAAGCTTTCTATTCAATTGAAGGAAAGAATGGGAAAAGGAGCTATGTCCATGAATTATCGGATCAATGCTGGGAAGATTCCAAATGATTCATGGATTCAAGATTTGGAAGTTGGGGGAGGACGAATAATTGGTGAAGTTTGTCATTTTATTGATTATTTAACTTATTTAAATGGAAGTTTGCCAATAGGTGTATTTGCCAAGGCATTACCTGATCCGGAAGATAATAATGATACATTGAGTATTCAACTTACTTTTGCCAACGGCTCCATTGGAGTTGTTTCATATTATGCCAATGGTCCAAAATCATTACCCAAAGAATACATCGAAGTTTTTAATGCCGGCAGTGCTGGAATTCTCAACAATTTCAAAGAGTTACAAGTCTTTGGTAAGAAGAAATTTAAAACTAAACTATTTAATCAGGATAAAGGTCAGGCGAAAATGGTGAATGATTTTATTTATTCAATTATAAATGGGGACCCATCTCCAATTTCATTTGAAGAGATAATTGCAGTTACGAAAGCTAGTTTTGCCGTATTGGAATCATTGAAAAATGGATTATTTGTTAAAATCTGA